One stretch of Clavelina lepadiformis chromosome 6, kaClaLepa1.1, whole genome shotgun sequence DNA includes these proteins:
- the LOC143462378 gene encoding beta-1,3-galactosyltransferase 5-like isoform X3, whose protein sequence is MAHLSRDTTVIVTTSIMSSNDQIKPDCPMLRENMTYLKTPSLLWNNTCDKSSCFQSSEVRWTMVIFVKSAATNFKRREAIRRSWGMLRYINGGRFYTIFIVRQTSENLSQSEIDSEAEMYGDILQIAMPESYRNIPFKTLAGMQWSSENLPENYLYSSADDDVLIDFEMVQKVVDANYGRKAKKQIWQEYPIICMYKVVRESKPIRNKSSKYFVSKEEYKWPDYPQYCLGGMYSTSVSVVRQLFQVSLQQTPLRMDDVWITGILRQQINMPNEMVIFPKEPTVKRLSTSGENFAENDSGNVWENTLRQRTSLKKICLCEYVQRRT, encoded by the exons ATGGCGCACCTATCACGTGATACGACTGTGATTGTGACGACATCAATAATGTCGAGCAACGATCAAATCAAGCCCGATTGCCCGATGCTTCGCGAAAACATGACGTATTTAAAGACGCCAAGTCTTCTGTGGAATAACACCTGTGACAAGAGTAGCTGCTTCCAATCTTCAG aaGTTAGATGGACCATGGTAATCTTCGTCAAATCTGCCGCGACTAATTTTAAAAGACGAGAAGCAATTCGCCGCTCGTGGGGGATGTTGAGATACATTAATGGTGGACGATTTTACACAATTTTTATCGTGCGCCAAACTTCAGAAAACCTCTCACAAAGTGAAATCGATTCAGAAGCCGAAATGTATGGTGACATACTGCAAATTGCTATGCCAGAATCTTACAG AAATATACCTTTTAAAACTTTGGCGGGAATGCAGTGGTCTTCCGAGAATCTTCCGGAAAATTATTTGTATTCATCCGCCGACGACGACGTTCTCATCGACTTTGAAATGGTTCAAAAGGTCGTGGACGCTAATTACGGACGGAAAGCTAAAAAGCAAATCTGGCAGGAATATCCAATAATATGCATGTATAAGGTCGTGAGGGAATCTAAACCAATCCGGAACAAGTCATCCAAGTATTTTGTATCCAAGGAAGAGTACAAGTGGCCAGACTATCCGCAATACTGTCTGGGAGGCATGTATTCAACCAGTGTGAGTGTAGTGAGGCAACTTTTCCAAGTTTCCCTCCAACAAACGCCACTCAGGATGGATGACGTTTGGATAACCGGGATATTACGTCAGCAAATAAATATGCCGAATGAAATGGTGATATTTCCCAAAGAACCTACAGTGAAGCGCCTTTCGACGTCTGGAGAAAATTTTGCCGAAAACGATTCGGGAAACGTATGGGAAAACACTTTGCGGCAGCGTACatcgttaaaaaaaatctgtttATGCGAATATGTGCAGCGTCGAACTTAA
- the LOC143462378 gene encoding beta-1,3-galactosyltransferase 5-like isoform X2: MTVRIRSAFGVLLGFTIILLFINMEQLVATRRLAKQLLNTRQMAHLSRDTTVIVTTSIMSSNDQIKPDCPMLRENMTYLKTPSLLWNNTCDKSSCFQSSVRWTMVIFVKSAATNFKRREAIRRSWGMLRYINGGRFYTIFIVRQTSENLSQSEIDSEAEMYGDILQIAMPESYRNIPFKTLAGMQWSSENLPENYLYSSADDDVLIDFEMVQKVVDANYGRKAKKQIWQEYPIICMYKVVRESKPIRNKSSKYFVSKEEYKWPDYPQYCLGGMYSTSVSVVRQLFQVSLQQTPLRMDDVWITGILRQQINMPNEMVIFPKEPTVKRLSTSGENFAENDSGNVWENTLRQRTSLKKICLCEYVQRRT, translated from the exons ATGACTGTACGGATACGATCTGCCTTTGGTGTATTGCTGGGATtcactattatacttttatttattaatatgGAACAGTTGGTGGCAACAAG ACGCTTAGCCAAGCAATTATTGAACACCAGACAAATGGCGCACCTATCACGTGATACGACTGTGATTGTGACGACATCAATAATGTCGAGCAACGATCAAATCAAGCCCGATTGCCCGATGCTTCGCGAAAACATGACGTATTTAAAGACGCCAAGTCTTCTGTGGAATAACACCTGTGACAAGAGTAGCTGCTTCCAATCTTCAG TTAGATGGACCATGGTAATCTTCGTCAAATCTGCCGCGACTAATTTTAAAAGACGAGAAGCAATTCGCCGCTCGTGGGGGATGTTGAGATACATTAATGGTGGACGATTTTACACAATTTTTATCGTGCGCCAAACTTCAGAAAACCTCTCACAAAGTGAAATCGATTCAGAAGCCGAAATGTATGGTGACATACTGCAAATTGCTATGCCAGAATCTTACAG AAATATACCTTTTAAAACTTTGGCGGGAATGCAGTGGTCTTCCGAGAATCTTCCGGAAAATTATTTGTATTCATCCGCCGACGACGACGTTCTCATCGACTTTGAAATGGTTCAAAAGGTCGTGGACGCTAATTACGGACGGAAAGCTAAAAAGCAAATCTGGCAGGAATATCCAATAATATGCATGTATAAGGTCGTGAGGGAATCTAAACCAATCCGGAACAAGTCATCCAAGTATTTTGTATCCAAGGAAGAGTACAAGTGGCCAGACTATCCGCAATACTGTCTGGGAGGCATGTATTCAACCAGTGTGAGTGTAGTGAGGCAACTTTTCCAAGTTTCCCTCCAACAAACGCCACTCAGGATGGATGACGTTTGGATAACCGGGATATTACGTCAGCAAATAAATATGCCGAATGAAATGGTGATATTTCCCAAAGAACCTACAGTGAAGCGCCTTTCGACGTCTGGAGAAAATTTTGCCGAAAACGATTCGGGAAACGTATGGGAAAACACTTTGCGGCAGCGTACatcgttaaaaaaaatctgtttATGCGAATATGTGCAGCGTCGAACTTAA
- the LOC143462378 gene encoding beta-1,3-galactosyltransferase 5-like isoform X1, whose amino-acid sequence MTVRIRSAFGVLLGFTIILLFINMEQLVATRRLAKQLLNTRQMAHLSRDTTVIVTTSIMSSNDQIKPDCPMLRENMTYLKTPSLLWNNTCDKSSCFQSSEVRWTMVIFVKSAATNFKRREAIRRSWGMLRYINGGRFYTIFIVRQTSENLSQSEIDSEAEMYGDILQIAMPESYRNIPFKTLAGMQWSSENLPENYLYSSADDDVLIDFEMVQKVVDANYGRKAKKQIWQEYPIICMYKVVRESKPIRNKSSKYFVSKEEYKWPDYPQYCLGGMYSTSVSVVRQLFQVSLQQTPLRMDDVWITGILRQQINMPNEMVIFPKEPTVKRLSTSGENFAENDSGNVWENTLRQRTSLKKICLCEYVQRRT is encoded by the exons ATGACTGTACGGATACGATCTGCCTTTGGTGTATTGCTGGGATtcactattatacttttatttattaatatgGAACAGTTGGTGGCAACAAG ACGCTTAGCCAAGCAATTATTGAACACCAGACAAATGGCGCACCTATCACGTGATACGACTGTGATTGTGACGACATCAATAATGTCGAGCAACGATCAAATCAAGCCCGATTGCCCGATGCTTCGCGAAAACATGACGTATTTAAAGACGCCAAGTCTTCTGTGGAATAACACCTGTGACAAGAGTAGCTGCTTCCAATCTTCAG aaGTTAGATGGACCATGGTAATCTTCGTCAAATCTGCCGCGACTAATTTTAAAAGACGAGAAGCAATTCGCCGCTCGTGGGGGATGTTGAGATACATTAATGGTGGACGATTTTACACAATTTTTATCGTGCGCCAAACTTCAGAAAACCTCTCACAAAGTGAAATCGATTCAGAAGCCGAAATGTATGGTGACATACTGCAAATTGCTATGCCAGAATCTTACAG AAATATACCTTTTAAAACTTTGGCGGGAATGCAGTGGTCTTCCGAGAATCTTCCGGAAAATTATTTGTATTCATCCGCCGACGACGACGTTCTCATCGACTTTGAAATGGTTCAAAAGGTCGTGGACGCTAATTACGGACGGAAAGCTAAAAAGCAAATCTGGCAGGAATATCCAATAATATGCATGTATAAGGTCGTGAGGGAATCTAAACCAATCCGGAACAAGTCATCCAAGTATTTTGTATCCAAGGAAGAGTACAAGTGGCCAGACTATCCGCAATACTGTCTGGGAGGCATGTATTCAACCAGTGTGAGTGTAGTGAGGCAACTTTTCCAAGTTTCCCTCCAACAAACGCCACTCAGGATGGATGACGTTTGGATAACCGGGATATTACGTCAGCAAATAAATATGCCGAATGAAATGGTGATATTTCCCAAAGAACCTACAGTGAAGCGCCTTTCGACGTCTGGAGAAAATTTTGCCGAAAACGATTCGGGAAACGTATGGGAAAACACTTTGCGGCAGCGTACatcgttaaaaaaaatctgtttATGCGAATATGTGCAGCGTCGAACTTAA
- the LOC143462381 gene encoding beta-1,3-galactosyltransferase 5-like gives MLRYINGGRFYTIFIVGQTSENLSQSEIDSEAEMYGDILQIALPESYRNISLKTLAGMQWTSQNLPEDFLYSSADDDFLIHVGKVQEVVDVYASEVEKESWPEYPIICMYKVVRESKPIRNKSSKYFVSKEEYKWPDYPQYCLGGMYSTSVSVVRQLFQVSLQLTPLRMDDVWITGILRQQINMPNEMVIFPQEPAVKRLSSSKRVNYAQTVMRPIL, from the exons ATGTTGAGATACATCAATGGTGGACGATTTTACACAATTTTTATCGTGGGCCAAACTTCAGAAAACCTCTCTCAAAGTGAAATCGATTCAGAAGCCGAAATGTATGGTGACATACTGCAAATTGCTCTGCCAGAATCTTACAG GAACATTTCCCTCAAGACCTTGGCAGGAATGCAATGGACTTCCCAGAATCTTCCGGAAGATTTTTTGTATTCATCCGCCGACGACGACTTTCTCATCCATGTTGGAAAAGTGCAAGAAGTAGTAGACGTTTATGCGAGTGAAGTCGAAAAAGAAAGTTGGCCAGAATATCCAATAATATGCATGTATAAGGTCGTGAGGGAATCTAAACCAATCCGGAACAAGTCATCCAAGTATTTTGTATCCAAGGAAGAGTACAAGTGGCCAGACTATCCGCAATATTGTCTGGGAGGAATGTATTCAACCAGTGTGAGTGTAGTGAGGCAACTTTTCCAAGTTTCCCTCCAACTAACGCCACTCAGGATGGATGACGTTTGGATAACCGGGATATTACGTCAGCAAATAAATATGCCGAATGAAATGGTGATATTTCCCCAAGAACCTGCAGTGAAGCGCCTTTCATCATCCAAGCGAGTAAATTATGCCCAAACTGTTATGAGGCCAATCTTATAG